One Erpetoichthys calabaricus chromosome 8, fErpCal1.3, whole genome shotgun sequence DNA segment encodes these proteins:
- the LOC114656107 gene encoding LOW QUALITY PROTEIN: nmrA-like family domain-containing protein 1 (The sequence of the model RefSeq protein was modified relative to this genomic sequence to represent the inferred CDS: deleted 1 base in 1 codon), whose translation MSSKKLITVFGATGAQGKSVVQALLSDGSFKVRAVTRDPTKPVAQKMVSQGVEVVKGDFDKEGDIKAAMQGAYGCFFVTNFIEHQQKDLEVKQSESPLVVMAQFDWVTNSRKNNGFSKLVQYILALSCRVRQLPNVAKALGIKHFIYSGLQKCEQRRLVESCKCHNFDGKGEVEEYLRKIGVPATSLRLPAYFENFLSFFKPHNVPNKNVYTVAMPMGDVPLDGMAVEDFGPVVVSVLKNPNEYIGKDITLSTDLLTIDEYCATLSECLGKNIQNAKMSVEDYEKLGFTMAKELANMFRYYMMRPKRDIPLTVKLNPKARNFKQWVTDNKDKFSDL comes from the exons GTGCCCAAGGCAAATCTGTGGTGCAGGCCCTGCTGAGTGATGGCTCTTTTAAAGTTCGTGCTGTGACTCGAGACCCCACAAAGCCAgtggcacagaagatggtgagCCAAGGAGTTGAAGTTGTTAAGGGTGACTTTGACAAAGAGGGAGACATTAAGGCTGCAATGCAGGGAGCATATGGTTGCTTTTTTGTCACTAATTTTATTGAACATCAGCAGAAGGACTTAGAAGTAAAACAG tctgagagtcctttagttgTGATGGCTCAGTTTGACTGGGTGACAAACTCTAGGAAGAATAATGGTTTTTCCAAACTAGTTCAGT ATATTCTTGCTTTGTCTTGTAGGGTCAGACAGCTGCCCAATGTGGCCAAGGCATTGGGCAtcaagcattttatttatagtggtCTACAAAAATGTGAACAGAGGAGACTGGTGGAAAGCTGCAAGTGCCACAACTTTGATGGAAAGGGGGAG gtaGAAGAGTATTTGAGAAAGATTGGTGTTCCAGCAACCAGTTTGCGTTTGCCTGCATATTTTGAGAACTTCTTATCATTTTTTAAAcctcacaatgtcccaaataaaaatgtatacacagtGG caATGCCCATGGGTGATGTCCCACTTGATGGAATGGCAGTAGAAGATTTTGGACCTGTTGTAGTTAGTGTGCTTAAAAATCCAAATGAGTATATTGGGAAGGATATTACCCTGAGCACTGATCTCTTGACTATTGATGAATACTGTGCTACCCTGAGTGAGTGCCTTGGAAAGAACATCCAGAATGCGAAG ATGTCCGTAGAGGATTATGAAAAACTGGGCTTTACGATGGCAAAGGAACTGGCTAATATGTTCCGCTACTACATGATGAGACCAAAACGAGATATTCCTCTAACTGTGAAGCTAAATCCAAAAGCTAGGAACTTTAAACAGTGG GTGACTGACAATAAAGACAAATTTAGTGACCTTTAG